The DNA segment GCTGGCAAATACTATTGACATAGGATTTTACTTTTCTATCCTTTGTTGCACATGTGAATGAATTTAGTGTGGTGCAGTTCTGAGCCAATGAGTTTTCTTTTCACTAGACTCTTCAGTCTACTTACAGAAGAATCTTGACCAAAACAAAACAGTAGACCCGTGAATCTGAAACTTAAAGGTGTGTTTGCTATAAATGAGATGATGGATGAGGTTTGATTGTTGTGCTGTGCCCAgaacaagaacaagaaaacGACAGAGAATTGGTTTGAGGAAGGTAAAACTCACTTTTGGTGCACTGGTTTCTCTCCATCCTTTTCCAAAATCAATTTTCGTATCACTGTAAAAGCTGTAGAATCGATTTTCTTATCTCTTACATGCTAGAGAATCGATTTTCCAATGTTTGTGTATGCTATAGAATCGATTTTACATATTGTTAGATGGTGCAAAATCGATTTtaaatttttccaaaagatGCAGAATCGATTCTCTATATAGAAGTGATTTGGGAGAATCGATTTTGTGGTTTTTGAAGGTAGAAGGAGAATCGATTCTCCCTTGTGTGAGAAAAATGTTGGAttcttttatgtatttttttttattttttcacattCTCTTCATcacattgcttcttcttcttctttccagTGCATCTTCTTTCCAGTTCATCTCTTCTTTGCAGTGCTTCTTCTTGTGCTCTTCACCTTCaagtaagtttttttatttatttttttctaaatatatttatagtttAGTTTATGATGTGCtgttacttttttaatttttaaaaatatattcacatttattttgtatatatttactgttattatttttaataaatatatttatattctgttatgtgtttattgtttaatttattttctcgTTTACCGTTTTTGTTTGCAGATTTTAATGAATGtagttatttttcattattatgtggttatgttttttatttttattaatatatttatttttctttattattatgtgtttgttgattttactgtttttattattatgtttacggtgtagttttttattttatgattttacagtttttatattttatattattaggtgtttaattttttaattttttttattattacgtctttttatgttatgtgttttttttaggtttttattatttttaattttaataattgttgTTTACAGTTTTCTTTAGGTATTTactgttttgtttattttttatgtatttatcatttttaatttttataaatgtatttaaaattttgtatgtgtttattgtttttaaattttaaaaatttatttatattttcttcttcttattttttttactgtttttatattttttattattttgtgtttactgtttagttttttttatttttattgtttttaattttataaatatatatatatatatatattatgtctttattgtttttatttttttttattaacaagatactgtttaattttttttatatgtttactgtttttaatcttaataattgaatttgcatttttttaatttttactctgttgtttatttttttacgtATGTACTGTTTTcaacttttataaatatatttagacttttatttgattttttattatgtgtttactgtttttaatatttataaatgtatttacatttttttattatgtgtttacaattttatttatttttataaatgtatttatattcttttatattatgtgtttactgcttttatattttttattatttgtttaatgtttttatattttttattattatgtctttactgtttaattttttattttatgcatttactatttttaatttttacaattttatttatatttttttgttattatgtgTTTGttgtgtttactgtttttatattttttattattatatgtttactttttacattttttattattatgtgtttacttctttttaTTATTGGTAGTGTTATTACTTGTGTATAGATTTAATTATAAGAATTAAAGTACATCTTATCCCTATTAGTATTCTTCACTTAACCCTAATCATAATCTTAATCCTAACCCTAATGTTATTATAGTAACTCTAACTTAAAGTGGTTAGAGTTATTCGTAACATAAACTATTTCACATGTATCCATAAACTATTTTATGGTTGTGAATGGCAAGGTCAAGATTACATGGATAACGAGAACAATTGGAAACCACTTTGGGACGACGAAGACATGTAAGAATTTGAGGATACAATTGCAATTTATAATGATCTTACTCGTGCGAACATGAATCTAATTTCAAAAACACAAGAACAATTGAAAAGAAATACTGAACTTACATCAGTGATGATCCTTTGCATCATTGCTTTTGGTTTGAATTTGTTGCGTATGTTAAGTGGTACAACGAACTCTATTACTGAGTTTGAACCAAGAAAAGAGCGTCGTAGACAAGAATTGATGGAGTATTTGGTGCACACCGAACGTTCTCGTGACATTATTCGCATGGGACCAGAAGCTTTCATTCAATTATGTGAACGGATTAGGGCAACCGAAGTTGTTAAGGATGCATATCGTTCAACAGTTGAAGAACAAGTTGCTAAATTTCTTCATATTATTGGACATAACGTCAAGAATCGaagtgtttcatttttttttccatcgGTCTGGAGAAACAGTTTCTTGTCACTTTCACAACGTATTAAATGCAATTTTGATGTTGGAAGGACAATTCATAAAGCAAGCAGATGGTATTGATGTCCAACCCCAAATCTTACTCAACAATCGATTTTTCCCTTACTTTAAGGTTTGTTTATTACAAATTTCCTTTACAATTCTCATAATGtcttttgtatttgtatttgtttagaCCTGAAATTTTGGTTaccattataattttttagggGCCATTGGTGGCACTCATGTACGTGTGAAGGTCCCACGTGCTGATGCACCTCGTTTTCGAGGAAGAAAAGATTGGCCAACTCAAAACGTATTCGCAGCTTGTGATTTGGATATGAAATTCACGTATGTTCTAGCTGGGTGGGAAGGAACAACCTCAGATTCGAGGATATTGAAGGAGACTTTCATAGGAGAGGATCCTTTGGTTATTCCAGAAGGCAAGTTTAAGGTGTTTGAGAATTCATAACAATAGATACAAAGGTGATAATATACATAACTAATGGATGCTTCCTTGGAATGTTTGTAGGAAAATACTATCTTGGCGATGCAGGTTTTATGTTAAAACCACAAATATTAACACCTTATCGTGGGGTTAGATACCACTTGAAAGAGTATTCTCGAAGAGGACCACAGGATTCAAGAGAATTGTTTAATCATCGTCATTCGTCGCTTAGAAATGTAATTGAAAGGACATTTGGTGTCATGAAAAAACGTTTCCCAATTATAACTAGTGGGACCGAGCCACATTACGATTTGCATACCatgacaaatattattttagctTGTTGTATTTTGCATAACTTTCTTCGCGGAATGGACAATGATGACTCTTTAATAGAAGAAGTGGATCGTGAATTGTTGCAACAAGATATACAAGTTTCAGCTTCTCAAGTCCGTGACGATGATCATAGACTAGGTTCACACATTAGGGACACTATAGCAAATGAAATGTGGCAAGATTATGTAAACAATTGATACTGTAGTAAATGTTGTTTTATATTATGCTTACTCTATTTGGTCCTAACTTTCATAATGGTTGTTTAGATGAATCGTAGTAAAAGTGTTCAGCTAAGTTCATCCATTGGGTTCACACAAACAACAAAGTGGACCACGGATATGGATTTTATCCTGCTTAATGCCATGGTGGACGAGGCAAGACGAGGGTCGAGAATCGATGGCAGTTGGACGACTCAGGGATATAATAACATTGTACTTGCATTACATGAGGCTGGACTCCTTGCCATTACGAAAAATAATGTAAAGAACCAACAAAAATGTTTGAAGGACAGGTGGCGGGAGGTCCACAACCTATTTAGTGGTCTTAGTGGTTTTAGTTGGAACCAAGCCACAAAATGTTTTGAGGCTGAGGACGAAGTCTGGGAAAACTTGATTCAggtaaaataattaaagatgACAATATCCAATAATTAAATATGACAATATCCcttaatttgttattataataacaCCCGACTTTTTGTAGGCGAAACCATCTGCTGATAAGTGGCGTGCCAAATCCATTCGGCACTACAATCTTATGGAGGAGTTGTGGTCAAACGACAGGGCCACTGGAAGTGGTCAAAGGACAACCCGATTGGCATCTAGACAGGTGCACACGGAAAATTTAAGTGTGGACCTAGGCGATCATAACATGGACTACATATCGGAGCCGCCAGAGTTTAATGTTGCAGACCACGAACTTCCATGCTCACCTGTAGCGCATGTTCAATCAACAGACAGTCCAAGTAATACTCCATCTGCGCCCTCTCAACCATCCGGTGGGACATCGTCATCTAGGGGATCAAAGAGAAAAGGCCCCATGGTGGATGTAATTGAGAATCAGTTCAATATGTTGAATACGAACCTGCAAAATTGTGTCGCTTCCATGAACCGTGGTAACGATGTCGTTGATGAGGTATTAGCCATTGCTCGTGTACAAGCCACTTCATCACAAGAAATCGCTGTGGAAATCAAACGACGGAATGACTATTATGGTGAACACGTACAAAATGATCGTTGTAAGAGTTCATATCAATACTCGCCTTCAGATATTTGGTCCATGCTAATTGATCTAAATATTCAAGATGAAGCAGTCATGGACCAATGCTATGACTTTCTCTGTGAAAATCTAGCTATTGCAATGCGAGTATTTGGTATGCCGAAAGAGCGAAGAATGGCAAAATTGTTTAACATCATGACTCGGCGtcaataaattatgtttaattatatttttatgttcttCAATTTGTAATTTAATCAATCTACTTTTAATTTAAGACAAACATTGTActtcttatattattattgttgaactgtttttcatttgaaatttatGTGCGAGGATATTTTCTAATATACTATTATTTTGTCATTGTTTCGTAACATTTTCATCATAGGTTTGAATTTCTTTATCGATGGCATCTTCATCTACGAAGAGACAAAAAATGCCCAAGGGTAAGGGTAAAAGCAGAagaaatgatgatgaagttccTATGATCCCATTACAAAGGAGGGAGGGTGTTTTAGATTATTCCCGGTATTTCCAAACGAAACGTCAGATGGTTGCATTTGAGGAAAATTTTCATGGAAGACCAGTCATACCTCCAAAAGTCTTAGATTTCCCATTTTTTGCCACATCTGGTTTTCAGTTTCAAGAATATTTGAACTTCCAAGGATTGCAAAACTTTCTTAGTATAAAACTACCATATTATGAGGATATGGTTAGGGTTGTTTATTCAAATCTCCATCTAACGACACAGGGTTATCTTGCAACTCAGATTGGCACCCACAAGATTATAATTAGACATAGGGATTGGATGAACGTGGCGAATCTGAAATATGATGGTCTCTTGTTAACCCTTGGTACCATCCCTGAGGACATACATTTTGATCGTCAACAAGCCCTATTAACCATGACAAGAGAAGAGGTGCACGGCCAAAATATAAGAAATGTAGGTAGTTTAACTATGAATGATAGACTACTTCattacacatgggtgcacatgttGTGTCATCGGGGGAGCAACTTCTCGCAGTTGGTTCATGAAGATGTTTTCATGTTATGGTGCCTAAAAAGTAATGTGATGATTAATTGGCCTCATTATATCATGCAACATATGATAAAATGTCGTGACAATGATATGCCTCTTCCATAGTTTAATCACACACCTCATGTTGCTATATGGCATCAACTTGATGGGAGAGTCATCAATCATGTTAGGGTGGAATAACTTCTTCGGGGAAAAAAccatgaagaaaatgaatatctttgagGTCAATGGTGTGTGGCAACTTGGAAGGCCTGACGATGAACATGAACAAGAACACGAAGACATTCCACTGCCTCATGTTGCAGGCGGTCATCCTCAACCCGAGATCCCCCATGATTCGGCAatgttaacacaaatttgggggGGGGGGAATTCAAAATATCCACACACGTTTGGACCGAATCGAAGATACACTTCACGAGCTTAAACTCAATAAAGaacattaattgtatttttactgtgttattattattttttatgttgaacTTATTTTGATTGTCAGTTAAATTTAATGTGTTATTGGACATTAttatgtttgtaatttttttaaattttcatgaCACATCATTTAGGATTCTAATTTAATgacttcatttatttattttaatcaccGACTATTTCATGTTAATCTAATGTTTATTAATGATAAGCgaaagttattattttattttcttttttttattggatacaaattgagagaaaaaatatacataaaaaataaaatataatttttttcttgttggtagttaatatttcataatatttatgaaaatatgtgAATTTTATCATGCTACTACGTTTAAAttgtacattatttttaaaatatataattattcaaaatattaacagtattatttattttagtactattataattatatacatacaatatacaaatttaaatattacataaatttatttaataattttaaatatttttaattatactattaataacatcatataattataaataataaaaataataaaataaaatgataatatcaacaaaatatatataattatataaaataacaaatgtatataacaataaaaattactttcataaattttaatatatttaataaatttatttgaatttaacacaaaattatcatttattaaaaaaataagaataattataaatattatatattgcaaaaaaacaattaactcaaacttaaaaaaaaatcataattcattattaaaatattttttaatgataaggataaatttgtaaatttgcattttacacctttaaaataatttctatattatctcttaactatcacatcactcacaaacttcaataaaccatcctcacaaatccactttatcatcccttaatccaaacaacctcacacaTCCTCTTTAATCCTTTCTAATCCTCTCTAATCCACTCCCTCCCCTCCCCACAAATCCccacctcaatccaaacaaaccCTAAAGAAGTATATATGGAAGTTTCTCTTGGAATCGTCAAAGCAAAACCAAATGAAGTTTTTCATGAAAtgaatttaataaaatgaatatgttaACAATCAAATTAAGAAACAGAATCTTAAATTATTcctaataaaaatagttttaaatagttttcacaaaatcaagataaagaataatttaatttttttttctaatggtTGATAAATCTATGATgaaattttgaatttcaaaataaacaatACTCTAAATATGATTAACTCTAAAAATGTtatttcaacaaattaaattaaagttgaaTTGAGTTTGGACATTCCAAAACTACTCCAactcatttttaataaaaagtaaaagttccATAAATATTAAGATTAAAACAGACCtcattaaattttgtttataaataagaaaatatgtaaatattttttcttaaactataaaattttatggatattttaaaactagaaaaaaatgtaagtgatgATTAGTAAGTGTATTttccataatttttaatttaactccttcagaaaataattttatgtatacATGATTTGTTCAACTTACTTAACAAAGCAACCATTTATCTTCGTTAACTTTCAAGGATTTTcttaaagaataattttttttctcttaatcaAACTTATAATAAATCTTAACTGCAGTGTTTTTTTTCCAAAAGTGTCCCACCCATTTATTTCAgtatcatgaaatataaatacGAGATTGTAATACTAGgaaatgagataaaaaaaaaaaagtaaaagtaaattaacattttgataatgtcatttatcaaagaaaaaacgttttttttttaattagacaattttatatttgaatatacTAATTTTTAGAGTTAAGAAAAAATAGTAGAAATGAgatgatattttataattatgtatggaagtataaaattaaaaaaaaaatctgaatttgaatagattttttatttgtttattcaaTTTCATCTTTACATTTTTCATTGCTATATAACTCTCACATGCAAAAGCATCACAATAATATTGGATTGTAAACACtaactaaaaaataatgttatgcatcaagattaaaataaaaaataatttataagaattaaacaaaaattaaatattatcaaaagcatgtttcattttttaataaaattataactaatttaTTCTAGTTAAACTGCTTTTAATCTCTTAAACatgttttaaaaagaaaactgaTATGAGAACCAATTTCAATGAAAGAAACACTAaaagaatttaatttattagataatttatttgtagaaaaaatttattactacttaaaataaaaatcagttGGAGGAGTTGAAGTATATTTAACCTTAGAaatcatgttatttttttattacttttttacaCTATTCTTTCATAAtttacataatattatattgttTTAACTCGTATTTTTTTCCGTATTATAGAAAATGTTATGAAAATAAAAGAGACAGTATGTAAACAGTTTTAAGTTTCATGTAAGAGCTTTTGTTATTAAGCTTTATGCAACAATTTATTATTAAGTTATATCATGTTTAAGTATCAATTTGACATTTAACATTTAAATATAAAGTTGCTTTATTAAGGGTAATGAAACTGAAAAACAAGATTTAGAAGAAGAGAAACACTGGTATACACAGAGAGGGGACTTTTTCTTCTGATTTGTTACAATCATGACAAAGCTGACACTGCATTAAGCATCATTCATCTAATGTCTTCAATTCATTTTCTAGCAACATAAGATTTATTGAGTTGTATAATGTTTCAAGGTTCTTGGTTTAGCAAAGTCAGCACCAGAAATCTTGTTCTTTCACAGCATAACTGCTCCCTTCTTCTTTAACATTGCATCTTTTAAAATCAAGGGTCCATTTCTCAAAAGAGCAATTGGAGAAATTATAATATCCTCCATGAAGAGAAAGCAACTCTCTTCTCACTCTATCTTCTATCCAAGGATAACTCAGCAAGTTCAGTAATGATTGGTTAATAGATTCCTGCCAAAAGTTTAATGCACTTCACTTTAACTGCCTTTGGAAACTATAGCTTATTTGGTGCCACAGAGCTATTTCTAGTACATGTTACtatgtttcatcaaatacaagtTTAAGTTCTTAGAGGCAAATTCACATAATTTGGCTAAGAATAATGCAGTATATGATGGATACCTTCTCACAGACTCTGCATTGCTGATCAAAGCTAAGATGAGCTGTGGCAGCTGTTGTCTTCAGTTTGGCAAGTTCTCCATTGCCAACCCACTTGTGTATGAAGTTTCTTGAGGATGAATGAACACTAATGAGGATTAGAGATATAAAAAGAACTGTTTTAATGGTGAAATAAAAATAGAGTAGTAATAGTTAGAGATACCTTGATTCTGCATCATCTTGCATATTCATCAAAGTTTCAATCCCAGCACAGCTACTATGACCAATGACTAATATATTCTCAACCTAGAAATTTCAACAACCATTTTGAATTCCTCAGTTATTTAGGGTATGACCTTCCACCACAAATAAGCTAACCAACATAGAATAAAATTTCCAAATCTTCTTTCACCCCACACATAAACAAAAGGGATATTCCTCAATCAAACTCTCATTTTTAGACACAGCGTGTTCTTAAATTCTTGGCTTAGGAATTTAGAGAAACCAATTTATTTTTCCATTGTGAATCAATGTATGATTCATTATTACAAAGGCAACAGCATTATAAATAAGTGCATACCTGAAGAGTAGTTACTGCAAACTGAAGAGCAGCATTACATTCTGACGGTCCATTCTGCCCTCCAACAGAAGAATATAAGAGAAAAATgatgagaaaaaataaaaacttatatttgTTTGAAGCTCCCATTAGTTAACTAGGCAAGAAAAAAAGGGTAGCAACTATGCTAATACCTTCATCGGAGGTACAAGATTGGCAATGTTACGTATCATAAAGGCTTCTCCAGGTTGGAATCCTAATATGTTAGAGGGGCATACCCTAGAGTCTGCACAAGCAATTACCATAAACTGTATTTTGATTTATCAGTTAGATCAGCATACCCAATAAATTAAGCTAAAATGAACAACTCAGAtgaacaaataaattaaatggaGTATATAAATCTGTTTGTTATCACCTTTGGAGATTGAACTTCAGCAAGACCTTGAAAATGCTCCAACTCTTTACTGTCTAGAAGAAATACAGCTTATAAGACACTATATTAACAACGAGACAACTTTTTGTAAACCTGAAAAAATGTACAATCCAACACTTACATGTATTTCTGGTTCTTGAAACTCATAAACCTCTGTTTCATTAAACCAAACAAATTTTGATAGCCATCAGTTTCAGCCATATTCCCTTCATCAAGACCTTTGTTTTCTCGATCGAGTCTGACACAATAACTAGGACCCTCTGTTTGTTTCTCCCTAAAGTTAATGAGGAAAAATGATATAGTTGTAGTCAAATGTTACTTCCCACACAAAgaaaagtttatataaattaaagtgAAACATCAAAAGGTTCAACAAAATTCATGAAGGTAATATCACAAACGTTAACTTACTTGATGGAAGGCAATGATGCTGCTGCACGGCAACGGTCTATCTGTATCAAATCCATCTAAAAACCCAACAGGGAAAACAACAAAAATCAGAAACAAACATCTAAGAAAAAACTATGATGAAGTGATGTTTGGTCAACGGCATGAAACAGCTAAAGTTACTTGCTCATGAGCTAACACAGGACAATACTGGAGAAACTCACAAATTTTGGCCAAGCCCTTGTTAAGGAGGAGCCGGTTAGACCCGAAAAGCGTGAGAACCACCATGATTCATAGACGTGTGAAGCCACTAAAGGTGCATTTGCACAGAGAAGTGAACTTGCTCTGGACCCTGAAATGCATCAGCAGTTAAACTACATtattacaacaacaacaacaattaATCAAATCAATAACAACAGTAATGAATCATATCAAAGAATTACAACAACAACATTTGTGAACAAGGCAATTGAAAGATGGTAGGGAAAGCAATACTAAAGTTGTACTCACTAATTGACCAAACCATCTCTTGATTCTCTTCTCTCCAACAAATGGTGACTAGTGATCACAAAGTACAAAATCCCTTTGATCTACAGTGGTTATTCATGGGAAAACGATAAGGATATATTGAGAGGATGACATGTGAAACACTCAATTGTACAATGAAGTTATCCCATTTTGTTGGACTTTCCCATCAGCTATGATTTGTCCATTATTGTCTTGTCTTTCTCTTTCATAGTTGGCAATGCTATCTGTTCCTTATCCTCGTCTCAATCTTTGGATTAAAAAATGTCTTACggaaaattatataaaagaggTATAAAAAAAGTGAAGTACTTAAATCACCActtcagtttttttttcttttattattatatatattctaCTTATAAAACtgtaattaatatttagtttcatcgttttttgtttttaatttagttctactatttttaaaggttttaatttattttaatttttaaataattaatttgattCTTCATTTACATTGATGCTACAGGCGTTGAGAAAGTGGTGATATTGTACAATTAATCCTAAGACTGTAAAGTCTTTCCATTTCATTTTCATGTGAGATTTTCACTTGATTTCA comes from the Phaseolus vulgaris cultivar G19833 chromosome 8, P. vulgaris v2.0, whole genome shotgun sequence genome and includes:
- the LOC137824412 gene encoding beta carbonic anhydrase 5, chloroplastic-like isoform X2, whose amino-acid sequence is MVWSIRSRASSLLCANAPLVASHVYESWWFSRFSGLTGSSLTRAWPKFMDLIQIDRCRAAASLPSIKEKQTEGPSYCVRLDRENKGLDEGNMAETDGYQNLFGLMKQRFMSFKNQKYIKELEHFQGLAEVQSPKFMVIACADSRVCPSNILGFQPGEAFMIRNIANLVPPMKNGPSECNAALQFAVTTLQVENILVIGHSSCAGIETLMNMQDDAESRNFIHKWVGNGELAKLKTTAATAHLSFDQQCRVCEKESINQSLLNLLSYPWIEDRVRRELLSLHGGYYNFSNCSFEKWTLDFKRCNVKEEGSSYAVKEQDFWC
- the LOC137824412 gene encoding beta carbonic anhydrase 5, chloroplastic-like isoform X3, producing MDLIQIDRCRAAASLPSIKEKQTEGPSYCVRLDRENKGLDEGNMAETDGYQNLFGLMKQRFMSFKNQKYIKELEHFQGLAEVQSPKFMVIACADSRVCPSNILGFQPGEAFMIRNIANLVPPMKNGPSECNAALQFAVTTLQVENILVIGHSSCAGIETLMNMQDDAESRNFIHKWVGNGELAKLKTTAATAHLSFDQQCRVCEKESINQSLLNLLSYPWIEDRVRRELLSLHGGYYNFSNCSFEKWTLDFKRCNVKEEGSSYAVKEQDFWC
- the LOC137824412 gene encoding beta carbonic anhydrase 5, chloroplastic-like isoform X1, producing the protein MVWSIRSRASSLLCANAPLVASHVYESWWFSRFSGLTGSSLTRAWPKFMDLIQIDRCRAAASLPSIKEKQTEGPSYCVRLDRENKGLDEGNMAETDGYQNLFGLMKQRFMSFKNQKYIKELEHFQGLAEVQSPKFMVIACADSRVCPSNILGFQPGEAFMIRNIANLVPPMKNGPSECNAALQFAVTTLQVENILVIGHSSCAGIETLMNMQDDAESSVHSSSRNFIHKWVGNGELAKLKTTAATAHLSFDQQCRVCEKESINQSLLNLLSYPWIEDRVRRELLSLHGGYYNFSNCSFEKWTLDFKRCNVKEEGSSYAVKEQDFWC